The Paenalcaligenes faecalis genome has a window encoding:
- a CDS encoding LysR family transcriptional regulator: protein MLERIHLTVIQQVEKQGSLTAAARVLHVTQSALSHSMKKLEQQLGIPIWRREGRSLQLTQAGQYLLTVANRVLPQLDLAEERLRLFAQGEQGSLRIGMECHPCYQWLLKIVSPYLTTWPQVDVDVKQKFQFGGLGALFGYEIDLLVTPDPLFKPGLRFEPVFDYEQVLVVAKHHKLANADYVKPQYITHETLISYPVDIGRLDIYNQFLLPAGITPKRHKTIETTDIMLQMVASGRGVAALPRWLVEEYASKLDVVPVRLGPKGIPKHIYLGAREADISIDYLRAFIELARSTSPDHAMLGD, encoded by the coding sequence ATGTTAGAACGTATCCACCTAACCGTAATACAGCAAGTCGAAAAACAAGGATCGTTAACCGCAGCCGCACGCGTGCTGCATGTGACTCAATCTGCGCTGAGCCACAGTATGAAAAAACTGGAGCAACAACTCGGTATTCCTATTTGGCGACGAGAAGGTCGCAGTCTACAGCTGACTCAAGCTGGACAATATCTACTGACTGTCGCTAACCGTGTACTACCACAGTTGGATTTGGCCGAGGAACGGCTACGTCTATTTGCACAAGGTGAACAAGGCTCTCTTCGTATAGGCATGGAGTGCCACCCCTGCTATCAATGGCTGCTAAAAATTGTTTCACCTTATTTAACTACGTGGCCTCAGGTCGATGTGGATGTAAAACAGAAATTCCAATTTGGCGGTCTAGGGGCACTCTTTGGCTACGAAATCGACTTACTTGTCACGCCCGACCCCTTATTCAAACCCGGCCTACGATTTGAACCCGTGTTCGACTATGAGCAAGTATTAGTCGTCGCCAAACACCATAAACTTGCCAATGCCGACTACGTCAAACCCCAATACATCACCCATGAAACCTTAATTTCCTACCCCGTGGACATAGGACGCTTAGACATCTATAACCAATTTTTGCTACCAGCAGGTATTACGCCTAAGCGGCACAAAACCATTGAAACCACCGATATTATGTTGCAAATGGTCGCCAGTGGCCGCGGCGTCGCAGCCTTACCACGTTGGCTAGTCGAAGAATACGCCTCAAAACTAGATGTCGTACCAGTTCGATTAGGCCCCAAAGGGATTCCCAAACACATTTATCTAGGTGCTCGCGAAGCGGATATTTCGATTGACTATCTACGAGCCTTCATTGAACTGGCACGTAGCACATCTCCTGATCACGCCATGTTAGGGGATTAA
- a CDS encoding DUF1852 domain-containing protein: protein MSNDFVFSINSIDFDENYRPSENTRITTNFANLARGERSQENLRNTLKMIDNRFNDLASWDNPNGDRYSVKLEIVSIDIDVEGSGSTFPMIEVLKTNIIDKKTNTCIEGIVGNNFSSYVRDYDFSVLLLEHNKDKKSFSIPDGFGDLHGKLFKSFVNSTTYKENFNKPPVICLSVSSSQIYHRTVNVHPILGVEYQKNGLSSTDHYFDKMGLRVRYFMPPNSVAPLAFYFSGDLLTDYSNLELISTISTMETFQKIYRPEIYNANSAAGKCYQPSLKNPDHSLTQIVYDREERSQLAIEQGRFTEKSFIKPYKVTLEQWASSYAL, encoded by the coding sequence ATGAGCAACGATTTTGTATTTAGTATTAACAGTATTGATTTCGACGAAAACTATCGTCCCTCAGAAAATACGCGTATCACAACTAACTTTGCTAACTTGGCTAGAGGAGAGCGTAGCCAGGAAAATTTACGCAATACCTTAAAAATGATTGATAATCGTTTTAATGATTTGGCAAGTTGGGATAATCCAAATGGGGATCGCTATTCAGTCAAACTTGAAATAGTTTCTATTGATATTGATGTGGAGGGTAGTGGTTCTACCTTTCCTATGATCGAAGTATTGAAAACAAATATTATCGATAAAAAAACAAATACGTGTATAGAGGGAATTGTAGGGAATAATTTTTCCTCTTATGTGCGGGATTATGACTTTAGTGTGTTGTTGTTAGAGCATAATAAAGACAAAAAATCATTTAGTATTCCAGATGGTTTTGGTGATTTACACGGTAAATTATTTAAAAGTTTCGTGAACTCTACTACCTATAAAGAAAATTTTAATAAGCCACCTGTTATTTGTCTAAGTGTATCAAGTAGCCAAATCTATCACCGCACAGTAAATGTACACCCCATACTAGGTGTTGAATACCAGAAAAACGGATTGTCTTCCACGGATCATTATTTTGACAAAATGGGATTGCGGGTTCGTTATTTTATGCCCCCTAATAGCGTCGCTCCGTTGGCATTTTATTTTAGTGGTGATTTGTTGACTGATTATTCTAATCTTGAGCTGATCAGTACTATTAGCACGATGGAAACATTCCAAAAAATCTATAGGCCTGAGATTTATAATGCGAACTCGGCAGCCGGAAAATGTTATCAACCCAGTTTGAAAAACCCAGATCACTCCTTGACTCAAATTGTCTATGATAGAGAGGAACGCAGTCAATTAGCGATCGAGCAGGGTAGATTTACCGAGAAAAGTTTTATCAAGCCGTATAAAGTGACTCTTGAGCAATGGGCTTCCAGTTACGCTCTTTGA
- a CDS encoding IS256 family transposase, whose translation MNKSNVVEFSGREEIADPLTDLLRQGARDLIQRAVEAELSEFLATFQERRLDDGRAAVVRNGYQPERAIQTGIGPVTVQVPKVRAKDGRPVTFRSALVPPYVRKTRSLEAALPWLYLKGVSTGEMESALAALVGPQAKGLSASTVARLKQQWGQEYQAWRKARLDRDRWVYLWVDGIYSGLRAEDAKLCALVVIGVNERGEKQFLAIEDGVRESTQSWREVLLGLKARGMNAPKLAVGDGAMGFWAALDEVYSETRQQRCWMHKTGNVLNCAPKSVQPKMKAALHDIWQADTKGNAEAAFDQFEKLFEAKYPKAVLCLQKDREELMAFYDFPAQHWQSLRTTNPIESTFGTIRHRTKRSKGCLTRDGMLHMIFKLGECAQKNWRRQRGFSYLAKVITGVRFKDGIEVNTADQDAA comes from the coding sequence ATGAACAAGAGTAACGTTGTTGAGTTTTCCGGTCGAGAGGAGATTGCCGATCCGTTGACTGACCTGCTGCGCCAAGGGGCCCGAGACCTGATCCAGCGGGCGGTGGAAGCCGAGCTGTCAGAGTTCCTGGCGACGTTCCAGGAGCGCCGGCTCGATGATGGTCGAGCTGCTGTGGTGCGCAACGGCTACCAGCCTGAGCGGGCTATCCAGACCGGGATTGGGCCCGTGACGGTTCAAGTACCGAAGGTCCGTGCCAAGGATGGCCGGCCAGTGACCTTTCGCTCGGCGCTGGTGCCGCCGTATGTGCGCAAGACGCGATCCCTGGAGGCGGCCTTGCCGTGGTTGTACCTGAAGGGCGTGTCCACCGGTGAGATGGAGTCCGCCTTGGCAGCGCTTGTCGGCCCGCAAGCCAAAGGGCTGTCAGCCAGCACAGTGGCCCGCCTGAAACAGCAATGGGGCCAGGAATACCAGGCTTGGCGGAAAGCCCGGCTCGACAGGGATCGCTGGGTGTATCTGTGGGTAGACGGGATTTACAGCGGCTTGCGAGCTGAGGACGCCAAGCTGTGCGCCCTGGTGGTCATTGGCGTCAATGAGCGGGGTGAGAAGCAGTTCCTGGCGATTGAGGACGGTGTCCGGGAGTCGACACAGAGCTGGCGCGAAGTATTACTGGGCCTGAAAGCCCGTGGCATGAACGCTCCGAAGCTGGCCGTGGGCGATGGCGCCATGGGCTTCTGGGCGGCGCTGGATGAGGTCTACAGCGAGACTCGCCAACAGCGCTGCTGGATGCACAAGACCGGCAATGTGTTGAACTGCGCCCCGAAGTCGGTGCAACCGAAGATGAAGGCGGCGCTGCACGACATCTGGCAGGCCGATACGAAAGGGAACGCTGAAGCGGCCTTCGACCAGTTTGAGAAACTGTTTGAAGCCAAGTACCCGAAAGCGGTGCTTTGTCTGCAGAAAGACCGGGAAGAGCTGATGGCGTTTTACGACTTTCCGGCTCAGCACTGGCAGAGCCTGCGGACGACCAATCCGATCGAATCGACGTTCGGCACCATCCGGCATCGAACCAAGCGATCCAAGGGCTGCCTGACGCGAGACGGAATGCTGCACATGATCTTCAAGCTGGGAGAGTGTGCACAAAAGAACTGGCGCCGCCAGCGCGGCTTCAGTTATCTGGCCAAGGTGATTACCGGGGTCAGATTTAAAGATGGAATCGAGGTGAACACAGCCGATCAGGACGCCGCTTGA
- a CDS encoding methionine synthase, with protein MKKLLPTSTAGSLPKPSWLAQPETLWSPWRLEGEQLIEGKQDALRLSLLEQQQANIDIISDGEQTRQHFVTTFIEHLSGVDFEKRETVRIRDRYDASVPTVVSAVERTKPVFVEDAAFLRKQTNQPIKWALPGPMTMIDTLYDSHYKSREKLAWEFAKILNQEARELEAAGVDIIQFDEPAFNVFFDEVNDWGVAALERAIEGLKCETAIHICYGYGIKANTDWKKTLGSEWLQYEQSFPKLQKSNIDIISLECQNSHVPMDLIELIRGKKVMIGAIDVATNTIETPEEVANTLRKALQFVDADKLYPSTNCGMAPLPRQVARGKLHALSAGADIVRLELSR; from the coding sequence ATGAAAAAATTGTTACCTACATCTACCGCTGGTAGTTTACCCAAGCCTTCTTGGCTTGCTCAGCCCGAGACACTGTGGTCCCCTTGGCGTCTAGAGGGTGAGCAACTCATCGAAGGCAAACAAGATGCCTTACGTTTGTCATTGCTAGAGCAACAACAGGCAAATATCGACATTATTAGTGATGGTGAGCAAACGCGACAGCATTTTGTGACGACTTTCATTGAGCATTTAAGCGGTGTTGATTTTGAAAAGCGCGAGACCGTTCGAATTCGTGATCGCTATGATGCAAGTGTGCCTACGGTTGTTAGTGCCGTAGAGCGAACCAAGCCCGTTTTTGTTGAGGACGCCGCATTTTTGCGCAAGCAAACCAATCAACCTATTAAATGGGCTTTACCAGGCCCGATGACAATGATTGATACGCTCTATGACAGTCATTATAAAAGTCGTGAAAAGCTAGCCTGGGAGTTTGCCAAAATCTTGAACCAAGAGGCCAGAGAGTTAGAGGCAGCAGGGGTAGATATTATCCAGTTTGATGAGCCTGCCTTTAACGTGTTTTTTGATGAGGTGAATGATTGGGGTGTTGCCGCCCTAGAGAGAGCTATCGAAGGCCTCAAGTGCGAGACGGCTATCCATATTTGTTATGGTTACGGCATTAAAGCCAATACGGATTGGAAAAAGACCTTAGGCTCCGAGTGGCTGCAATATGAACAGTCCTTTCCCAAGTTGCAAAAATCAAATATCGATATCATTTCATTAGAGTGTCAGAACTCCCATGTTCCGATGGACTTGATTGAGCTTATCCGCGGCAAAAAAGTCATGATAGGTGCTATTGATGTGGCGACTAACACCATCGAAACACCCGAAGAGGTAGCGAACACACTACGAAAAGCACTGCAGTTTGTTGATGCCGATAAACTATACCCTAGCACCAACTGTGGTATGGCTCCTTTGCCACGCCAAGTAGCAAGAGGCAAATTACATGCATTAAGTGCCGGAGCTGACATCGTTCGACTAGAGCTTTCACGGTAA